In Duganella zoogloeoides, a single genomic region encodes these proteins:
- a CDS encoding porin: protein MHHAPSRAAIRLAISALIAAAATGSAHAQSNVQFYGLLDVGVESLNHADANGGRVAKTISGGMNTSRWGFRGSEDLGNGLKAVFNLEGGILMDSGGQDGALFRRQAYVGLDGAFGRVIIGRSFTSVYDTVIAYDPMGFAPFYSWATSGPATGPSKYGFTTGYDNLIKYAGTFGNFRFGANYAFGEQAGNTEDSAKTGVTAAYKLAIGSGTANLMATWERNNGNTVVATGNRDENTVWHVGANYETGPLKFWAVRRDYNLRAGRALTADVEATTTWGGVAYKPNEVTTITGAVYHVDVKNVAAGRDADPTMYVARYRYALSKRTDLHVSAAYAKAKNGQLTGLSRDDAGYASTQRGVTVGMQHRF, encoded by the coding sequence ATGCACCACGCCCCATCGCGCGCCGCGATACGCCTTGCCATTTCCGCCCTGATCGCCGCTGCTGCCACCGGTTCCGCCCATGCCCAGTCGAACGTGCAATTCTACGGCCTGCTCGACGTCGGCGTCGAAAGCCTGAACCATGCGGACGCCAACGGCGGGCGCGTCGCCAAGACCATCTCCGGCGGCATGAACACGTCGCGCTGGGGCTTTCGCGGCAGCGAAGACCTCGGCAACGGCCTGAAGGCCGTGTTCAACCTCGAAGGCGGCATCCTGATGGATAGCGGCGGCCAGGACGGCGCGCTGTTCCGCCGCCAGGCTTACGTGGGCCTGGACGGCGCCTTCGGCCGCGTGATCATCGGCCGCTCGTTTACCAGCGTGTACGACACCGTGATCGCCTACGATCCGATGGGCTTTGCGCCGTTCTACTCGTGGGCCACCTCGGGGCCGGCCACGGGACCGAGCAAATACGGGTTCACCACCGGCTACGATAACCTGATCAAGTATGCGGGCACTTTCGGCAACTTCCGCTTCGGCGCCAATTACGCCTTCGGCGAGCAGGCCGGCAACACCGAGGACAGCGCCAAGACCGGCGTCACCGCCGCCTACAAGCTGGCCATCGGTTCCGGCACCGCCAACCTGATGGCCACCTGGGAGCGCAACAATGGCAACACCGTGGTCGCCACCGGCAACCGCGATGAAAACACGGTCTGGCACGTGGGCGCCAACTACGAAACCGGTCCGCTCAAGTTCTGGGCTGTGCGCCGCGACTACAACCTGCGCGCCGGCCGCGCCCTGACCGCCGACGTGGAAGCGACCACCACCTGGGGCGGCGTGGCGTACAAGCCGAACGAGGTGACCACCATTACCGGCGCCGTGTACCATGTCGACGTCAAGAACGTGGCCGCCGGCCGCGACGCCGACCCCACCATGTACGTGGCGCGGTACCGTTATGCGCTGTCCAAGCGCACCGACCTGCATGTATCGGCCGCCTACGCCAAGGCGAAGAACGGCCAGCTGACCGGACTTTCGCGCGACGACGCCGGCTATGCCAGCACCCAGCGCGGCGTCACCGTCGGCATGCAGCACCGCTTCTAG
- a CDS encoding Bug family tripartite tricarboxylate transporter substrate binding protein — MKTSKSIHAMLALCATLCTALLFGSAAHAANLECIVPSKPGGAMDLTCKLAKKGLKGLDEAGDTTPTLSDMTIRYLPGGIGAVAWNSLVAQPRAKPNTLVAFSGGSLLYLAEGKFGKAKVSDVRWVAALGTDYGMIAVRADSPYKNLGDLLAAIKRNPRSVLIGLSGTAGSQDWFKMALLVRSAGIDPKVLRFVALEGGGEAFTAMHANHVQVVSGDASEAVLYAAGGNTRVLAVLSPQRLPGVLASSPTAREQGVDVVWPLIRGVWMGPQVPDAEYRKWVAAFDRMLASPQFAQLRSDAGLYPFALTGDALKDYVSKAVDEYGKRATEFGLVR, encoded by the coding sequence ATGAAAACGTCCAAGTCCATCCATGCCATGCTGGCGCTGTGTGCCACGCTTTGTACAGCGCTGCTGTTCGGTAGCGCGGCCCACGCCGCCAACCTGGAATGCATCGTGCCGTCCAAGCCGGGTGGCGCCATGGACCTGACCTGCAAGCTGGCCAAAAAAGGCTTGAAGGGACTCGACGAAGCCGGCGACACCACCCCGACGCTGTCCGACATGACCATCCGGTATCTGCCGGGCGGCATCGGCGCGGTGGCTTGGAACTCGCTGGTGGCGCAGCCGCGCGCCAAGCCCAATACGCTGGTGGCTTTTTCGGGCGGCTCGCTGCTCTACCTGGCCGAAGGCAAATTCGGCAAGGCCAAGGTGAGCGACGTGCGCTGGGTGGCGGCGCTGGGTACCGACTACGGCATGATCGCGGTGCGCGCCGATTCGCCGTACAAGAACCTGGGCGACCTGCTGGCAGCGATCAAGCGCAATCCCAGGAGTGTGCTGATCGGGCTGTCCGGCACCGCCGGCAGCCAGGACTGGTTCAAGATGGCGCTGCTGGTCAGGAGCGCAGGCATCGATCCCAAGGTGCTGCGGTTCGTGGCGCTGGAAGGCGGCGGCGAAGCGTTTACCGCCATGCATGCCAACCACGTGCAGGTGGTATCGGGCGACGCCAGCGAGGCGGTGCTGTACGCTGCCGGCGGCAACACCCGGGTGCTGGCAGTGCTCTCGCCGCAGCGCTTGCCCGGCGTGCTGGCGTCCTCGCCCACCGCGCGCGAGCAGGGCGTGGACGTGGTGTGGCCGCTGATACGCGGTGTGTGGATGGGCCCCCAGGTGCCCGACGCCGAGTACCGCAAGTGGGTGGCCGCGTTCGACCGCATGCTGGCCAGCCCGCAGTTTGCGCAATTGCGATCCGATGCAGGACTGTACCCGTTCGCGCTGACCGGGGATGCATTGAAAGATTACGTCAGCAAGGCCGTGGACGAATACGGCAAACGCGCCACCGAGTTCGGCCTGGTGCGCTAA